The proteins below come from a single Xiphophorus couchianus chromosome 20, X_couchianus-1.0, whole genome shotgun sequence genomic window:
- the LOC114135457 gene encoding protein S100-B-like, which produces MYFYSLIERNKESFWFIFLSHTNEHLHVWEKVSLNDVLVLNCLFQASTDDFSELESGMASIIKVFHKYSGHNCTLRKADLKALINNEMNHFIKKIKDKKILDRLFTDLDQNGDLEIDFKEFVALIAMVTSACHEIFNQAHKH; this is translated from the exons atgtACT TTTACAGTTtaatagaaagaaacaaagaaagtttctggtttatttttttaagtcatactAATGAACATTTACATGTATGGGAGAAAGTAAGTCTAAatgatgttttggttttaaattgtttgtttcaGGCCTCTACAGATGATTTCTCAGAGTTGGAGAGTGGTATGGCCAGTATCATTAAAGTTTTCCATAAATACTCGGGTCACAACTGCACACTGAGGAAGGCAGACCTTAAAGCTCTCATCAACAATGAGATGAATCACTTCATCAAG aaaattaaggACAAGAAGATCCTGGACCGGCTCTTCACTGATCTGGACCAGAACGGAGACCTGGAGATCGACTTCAAAGAGTTCGTAGCCCTCATCGCCATGGTTACTTCAGCATGTCACGAAATCTTCAACCAGGCCCACAAACATTGA
- the LOC114135870 gene encoding LOW QUALITY PROTEIN: bile acid-CoA:amino acid N-acyltransferase-like (The sequence of the model RefSeq protein was modified relative to this genomic sequence to represent the inferred CDS: inserted 1 base in 1 codon) produces the protein MYWKGILNLTLKLCARCLLGGASVESDIFLKGQLLISACRAHREDVMFRPHVSVKAIGRLGHIKMKPDFTTWRKLAGLQQLTGKVRWMSNTRPAPVLTAAPVRALVDEQIIIRGHFLPPRCPVTVHARMHCDEGVLWESIAHYNTDERGTFSLTRDLSVGGSYLGCEPMGLFWSMRPAPGGREGLRLRKKNVESPYMVHVSLLEGHVSASEGQRSELAAVTAERWYIAPGVKRIEINQNGLVGTLFIPPGPGPFPAMLDLWGMGGGLQEYRSSLLASRGYASFSLAYLGHKDLPGPLNRINVRDSYFKAAFLLLQDHPQVVSXGLSFGCYFMLRIATKTGVKPSCLVCINGPVGAVDTNYAVSLLKSDGRTEESDSSQTFWNFDDEGCVIFKDVTLPANIPPDKFLKVEKLDCPLMYIVGEDDLTTASIENADLIEERLRFAGKSHLFTRLSYPGAGHLIEPPYSPSARASMWSVKPKKLITMWGGHPAPHAAAQEDAWKKMLDYLEKNLRS, from the exons atgtactgGAAGGGGATATTAAACCTTACGCTCAAACTTTGTGCTCGCTGTTTGCTCGGTGGAGCTTCGGTTGAATCTGATAtcttcttaaagggacagc TCTTAATTTCTGCTTGCAGAGCACACAGAGAGGACGTGATGTTCAGGCCACATGTGAGTGTGAAAGCTATAGGGCGGCTCGGTCACATCAAGATGAAACCAGACTTCACTACTTGGAGGAAACTGGCAGGTTTGCAGCAGCTTACAG GGAAAGTTCGGTGGATGAGCAACACCAGACCCGCTCCTGTTTTGACAGCCGCTCCTGTTCGCGCCCTCGTTGACGAGCAGATCATCATTAGAGGGCACTTCCTGCCCCCACGCTGTCCCGTCACTGTGCATGCAAGAATGCACTGCGACGAGGGAGTCCTATGGGAGTCAATCGCTCATTATAACACAGATGAGAGGGGAACTTTTAGCT TAACTCGTGATCTTTCAGTTGGAGGCTCCTATTTGGGCTGCGAGCCGATGGGACTCTTCTGGAGTATGCGGCCAGCTCCTGGAGGAAGAGAAGGTTTAAG ACTGAGGAAGAAGAATGTGGAGAGTCCTTACATGGTGCATGTTTCTCTGCTGGAAGGCCACGTCTCAGCCAGCGAAGGGCAACGCTCTGAGCTGGCAGCGGTGACTGCTGAACGGTGGTACATCGCACCAGGAGTGAAGAGGATAGAGATTAATCAAAATGGACTCGTAGGAACATTGTTCATACCACCTG GTCCAGGCCCGTTTCCAGCCATGTTGGATCTGTGGGGAATGGGTGGAGGACTGCAGGAATACCGCTCCTCTCTCCTTGCATCCAGAGGCTACGCTAGTTTTTCTCTTGCCTACCTTGGGCACAAAGATCTGCCTGGCCCACTAAACCGTATCAATGTCAGAGATTCATATTTTAAG GCTGCCTTCCTCCTGCTTCAGGATCACCCTCAGGTCGTCT TTGGCCTCTCCTTCGGATGCTACTTTATGCTTCGCATCGCCACCAAAACCGGAGTTAAA ccatcttgtttggtTTGTATCAACGGCCCTGTGGGAGCCGTTGATACAAACTACGCAGTGTCACTCTTGAAATCAGACGGCAGGACAGAAGAGTCTGACAG ttccCAGACATTTTGGAATTTTGATGATGAGGGCTGTGTCATTTTCAAAGATGTCACTCTGCCTGCTAATATTCCTCCTGACAAGTTTCTTAAG gtggAGAAGCTCGACTGTCCTCTGATGTACATAGTGGGTGAAGATGACCTGACTACTGCGAGCATTGAGAACGCAGATCTG ATTGAGGAGAGGTTAAGGTTTGCAGGTAAATCCCACCTGTTCACCCGCTTGTCCTACCCCGGCGCTGGTCACCTGATTGAGCCGCCCTATTCCCCGAGTGCAAGAGCGTCCATGTGGTCTGTCAAACCCAAGAAAT tgatCACGATGTGGGGCGGCCACCCTGCACCGCACGCTGCTGCCCAGGAAGATGCATGGAAGAAAATGTTGGATTATTTGGAGAAAAATCTGAGAAGCTGA
- the sys1 gene encoding protein SYS1 homolog, with the protein MASNFRSYIWDPVLIICQIVLMQCIYYSFLGLWLAGVDSLVQSSRSLDQIFSYEVLGFATMQGRLSMMAFILNSLTCALGLWFFIRRGKQCLDFTVTVHFFHMIGCWIYNSHLPSALSWWLVNVACIALMAVIGEYLCMRTELRAIPVNTGPKSNL; encoded by the exons ATGGCCAGCAACTTCCGGAGCTACATCTGGGACCCGGTCCTCATTATCTGCCAGATTGTGTTGATGCAGTGCATCTACTACAGCTTCCTCGGCCTGTGGTTGGCTGGCGTGGACAGCCTTGTGCAGAGTAGTCGCTCCCTAGATCAGATCTTCAGCTATGAA gtcCTTGGTTTTGCTACCATGCAGGGAAGGCTCTCGATGATGGCGTTTATCTTGAACTCTCTTACATG CGCTCTGGGTCTGTGGTTCTTCATCCGTCGGGGGAAGCAGTGCCTGGACTTCACCGTCACTGTTCACTTCTTCCACATGATCGGCTGCTGGATCTATAACTCCCACCTTCCCTCAGCGCTCTCCTGGTGGCTCGTCAACGTGGCGTGCATCGCGCTGATGGCTGTGATCGGGGAGTACTTGTGCATGCGAACTGAGCTCAGGGCCATCCCAGTCAATACTGGACCCAAATCAAACCTGTGA